Proteins encoded in a region of the Schaalia hyovaginalis genome:
- a CDS encoding DEAD/DEAH box helicase family protein encodes MSAENPRPLSDARFRGEPRDYQAAVLDALGREDWRGGCGEGDRSFHLVAPPGSGKTILGLLLAVHDGRRALILAPTSVIRDQWANTARERFGIGEGAAEDPQMLVDSDEVGDLNIMTYQRLSVVDSSSPFADAAREQWIEEMERSWSDRERALAWLEELQDSNPKEYSKGIRSRANAIRKNLRSLDPRVLEQTLHPRALALIEGLIRAGVRTIVLDECHHLLDHWALVLHLLSSKIEEADGDPLLIGLTATPPDPASPAEEQNYTGLLGEVDYEVPTPAVIRAGDLAPVRTWAWFTRATPKEHRFIERHERMLERALAGAFAAPEELAFLHECLIAPEPDPEDEGGATPPSLDERMRRAFDSDPFLALAAGRMLVRLDEEGAAIDPEIVRRLPDTTAPSLDDRLLLLARHALTRLLPDEGRAQEWRERKRLLLAFGYHLTDRGIRRGKDPIDAVLSRSESKDRAVLDILALENESLGEGLRAAVVADLAQHDDRSALAGAQGSGTARGGALRCFTLLSNDPLARSMHPVLITASHLRLLAEDVEVGIVRLVVGTRGLLAEGWECPSLNTLIDLTTVTTSTAAQQLHGRTLRLDPAWPGKAAHNWIIACLPSSNSLVPDSREYARLRIKAEHLWGPSRDAADPEGTITRGIDAILDPVQREILSAPSPLKDPVCDLNERTRKAIPPRAESHRLWHLGTTASARIRSGVKLREDARFAFESSNTPLSVLLGAVALLLSAVAFAVSVLVRMGPAQGLPAPFVLIALLVLTALFLLFGIGIPALKETLFLWRTRSHPVALYHRGARAVLQALQDSVSGAIDPASILVEEGSRLRIEFSAGSAREKALLHQCLAELFTPIGLGRPRHVIILGPMPEIERSSPAHLPGPLRWSLDLGIVLVNAAMSSRSHYLAVPAALGTTKEADAIRIRVESRRGSGPGRGSADEGQFVDLRRRARSEPRGHPDECENRRALGVGVAPGSGRMSS; translated from the coding sequence GTGAGCGCCGAGAACCCCCGTCCTCTGTCCGATGCAAGGTTCCGAGGGGAGCCCCGCGACTACCAGGCCGCGGTCCTCGACGCCCTCGGACGCGAGGACTGGCGCGGCGGATGCGGCGAGGGGGATCGTTCCTTCCACCTCGTCGCGCCCCCCGGATCCGGCAAGACGATCCTCGGCCTGCTGCTCGCCGTTCACGACGGCCGTCGCGCGCTCATCCTCGCCCCTACGAGCGTCATCCGGGATCAGTGGGCGAATACCGCGCGGGAGCGCTTCGGGATCGGCGAGGGGGCGGCCGAGGATCCGCAGATGCTCGTCGACTCCGATGAGGTCGGCGACCTCAACATCATGACCTATCAGCGCCTGAGCGTCGTCGATTCCTCCTCCCCTTTCGCCGATGCGGCCCGTGAGCAGTGGATCGAGGAGATGGAGCGCTCCTGGTCGGATCGCGAGCGCGCGCTCGCCTGGCTCGAGGAGCTCCAGGACTCGAATCCGAAGGAGTATTCGAAGGGCATTCGTTCGCGGGCGAACGCGATCCGGAAGAACCTCCGCTCCCTCGACCCGAGGGTTCTCGAACAGACCCTGCACCCGCGAGCGCTGGCCCTCATCGAGGGGCTCATCCGCGCGGGCGTCCGCACGATCGTCCTCGACGAGTGCCATCACCTCCTCGATCATTGGGCGCTGGTCCTCCACCTCCTGAGCTCGAAGATCGAGGAGGCGGACGGCGACCCGCTCCTCATCGGCCTCACGGCCACTCCGCCCGATCCCGCCAGCCCCGCCGAGGAGCAGAATTACACGGGCCTCCTCGGCGAAGTGGACTACGAGGTCCCGACTCCCGCCGTGATCCGCGCGGGCGACCTCGCGCCCGTGCGCACGTGGGCGTGGTTCACCCGCGCGACCCCTAAGGAGCACCGTTTCATCGAGCGCCACGAGCGCATGCTCGAACGCGCCCTCGCGGGCGCGTTCGCCGCTCCCGAGGAGCTCGCCTTCCTCCACGAGTGCCTGATCGCCCCCGAGCCCGATCCCGAGGACGAGGGCGGGGCGACTCCCCCCTCCCTCGACGAGAGGATGCGGCGGGCCTTCGACTCCGACCCCTTCCTCGCCCTGGCCGCCGGGAGGATGCTCGTCCGGCTCGACGAGGAGGGCGCGGCGATCGACCCCGAGATCGTCCGGCGCCTGCCCGACACCACAGCGCCGAGCCTCGACGATCGCCTCCTCCTGCTCGCGCGTCACGCCCTGACCCGTCTCCTCCCGGACGAGGGGCGCGCTCAGGAGTGGCGAGAGCGCAAGCGCCTCCTGCTGGCGTTCGGATACCACCTCACCGACCGGGGGATCCGCAGGGGCAAGGATCCGATCGACGCGGTCCTGTCGCGCTCGGAGTCGAAGGACCGGGCCGTTCTGGACATCCTCGCCCTCGAGAACGAGTCCCTGGGCGAGGGCCTGAGAGCGGCGGTCGTGGCCGATCTCGCGCAGCACGACGACCGTTCGGCCCTCGCCGGGGCGCAGGGCTCCGGGACCGCGCGCGGGGGCGCCCTGCGCTGCTTCACCCTCCTCAGCAACGATCCTCTCGCGCGCTCGATGCACCCGGTCCTCATCACGGCTTCGCATTTGCGGCTTCTCGCCGAGGACGTCGAGGTGGGGATCGTGCGGCTCGTCGTCGGGACGCGCGGGCTCCTCGCCGAAGGATGGGAATGCCCCTCGCTCAACACCCTCATCGATCTCACGACGGTGACGACCTCCACGGCCGCCCAGCAGCTGCACGGCAGGACGCTCCGCCTCGATCCCGCATGGCCCGGGAAAGCCGCGCACAACTGGATCATCGCGTGCCTTCCCTCCTCGAATTCCCTGGTCCCGGACTCTCGCGAATACGCGCGCCTGCGGATCAAGGCCGAGCACCTGTGGGGGCCCAGCCGCGACGCGGCGGATCCCGAGGGGACGATCACCCGGGGCATCGATGCGATCCTCGACCCGGTTCAGCGCGAGATCCTGAGCGCGCCCTCCCCGCTCAAGGATCCCGTCTGCGACCTCAATGAGCGCACGAGGAAGGCCATCCCGCCGCGCGCCGAGAGCCACCGCCTGTGGCATCTCGGGACGACCGCGTCGGCGCGCATCCGATCGGGGGTCAAGCTGCGCGAGGACGCCCGTTTCGCCTTCGAGAGCTCGAACACGCCGCTCAGCGTCCTCCTGGGCGCCGTCGCCCTGCTCTTGTCGGCCGTCGCCTTCGCGGTCTCGGTGCTCGTGCGAATGGGCCCCGCCCAAGGGCTCCCCGCGCCGTTCGTCCTCATCGCGCTCCTCGTCCTCACGGCGCTGTTCCTCCTCTTCGGGATCGGGATCCCCGCGCTCAAGGAGACGCTCTTCCTCTGGAGGACCCGTTCTCATCCTGTCGCCCTCTACCACCGGGGCGCCCGGGCCGTCCTTCAGGCCCTTCAGGACTCGGTGTCCGGGGCGATCGACCCCGCGTCCATCCTCGTCGAAGAGGGCTCTCGCCTCCGCATCGAGTTCTCCGCCGGATCGGCCCGGGAAAAGGCCCTCCTTCACCAGTGCCTCGCAGAGCTCTTCACGCCCATCGGCCTTGGCAGGCCCCGCCACGTCATCATCCTGGGCCCGATGCCCGAGATCGAGCGGAGTTCCCCCGCTCACCTCCCGGGTCCTCTGCGGTGGTCCCTGGATCTGGGCATCGTCCTCG
- a CDS encoding YeiH family protein — MTSPVSAPKSAPSWTRLLPGVLVSFLAVGISLLVNSFVPILSAMLVAILLGVVARNALPLPASLEPGLAFAAKRLLRVGVVLLGLQLIVSDIVALGAGMILIVVAVVAAGMGSTLLIGRAMRLSLTQTLLVAGGFSICGAAAVAAVDGVIETKEREEVVTAVGLVVIFGTLMIPIVPILGALIGFDPLTTGLWAGASTHEVAQVVAIGGALGEEALAGAVVVKLARVLMLAPVMAGISLWRRHAIRAGRELPGMGAEGGTLPPIMPAFVGGFILMVLIRWLGVVPASALAPLKILQTALLASAMFALGTGVRLRDFAKVGPRPFVLAAASTLIVGLTALVGVGFAH; from the coding sequence ATGACCTCTCCAGTGAGCGCACCGAAGTCCGCCCCTTCATGGACCCGTCTCCTCCCCGGAGTCCTCGTCTCCTTCCTCGCAGTCGGGATCTCGTTGCTCGTCAACTCCTTCGTCCCGATCCTCTCGGCGATGCTCGTCGCCATCCTCCTCGGGGTCGTCGCCCGCAATGCGCTCCCCCTCCCCGCCTCCCTCGAACCGGGGCTCGCCTTCGCCGCGAAGCGCCTCCTGAGGGTCGGCGTCGTGCTCCTCGGCCTCCAGCTCATCGTCTCCGACATCGTCGCCCTCGGAGCCGGGATGATCCTCATCGTCGTCGCGGTCGTCGCCGCGGGCATGGGATCGACGCTCCTCATCGGACGCGCGATGCGCCTCTCGCTCACGCAGACCCTGCTGGTCGCCGGGGGCTTCTCGATCTGCGGCGCCGCGGCCGTCGCCGCGGTCGACGGCGTCATCGAGACGAAGGAGCGCGAGGAGGTGGTGACGGCGGTCGGCCTCGTCGTCATCTTCGGGACGCTGATGATCCCGATCGTCCCGATCCTGGGCGCCCTCATCGGCTTCGACCCCCTGACGACCGGCCTGTGGGCGGGGGCCTCCACTCATGAAGTCGCCCAGGTCGTCGCCATCGGAGGCGCCCTCGGCGAGGAGGCGCTGGCCGGGGCCGTCGTCGTCAAACTCGCCCGCGTGCTCATGCTCGCCCCCGTGATGGCGGGCATCTCGCTGTGGCGCCGCCACGCGATCCGCGCAGGCCGGGAGCTTCCCGGGATGGGCGCAGAGGGCGGGACGCTCCCGCCGATCATGCCGGCCTTCGTCGGGGGCTTCATCCTCATGGTGCTCATCCGCTGGCTGGGGGTCGTGCCCGCGAGCGCCCTGGCGCCCCTCAAGATCCTTCAGACCGCTCTGCTCGCCTCCGCGATGTTCGCCCTCGGCACCGGGGTGCGACTGAGGGACTTCGCGAAGGTGGGTCCCCGGCCCTTCGTGCTCGCGGCCGCGTCCACCCTCATCGTCGGCCTCACCGCCCTCGTCGGCGTGGGCTTTGCCCATTGA
- the trxB gene encoding thioredoxin-disulfide reductase — protein sequence MSFTPFPDLLRSVELPAEETAQAVAARPSGNVPDDAQIHEVVIVGSGPAGYTAAIYTARAGLKPVVLAGAITAGGALMNTTEVENFPGFPEGVQGPDLMGRMAEQAEKFGADIRYEDVTAVNLSGSVKVLAVDDELLYAKAVILATGSEYRRMDVPGEDRLSGHGVSYCATCDGFFFKDKELAVVGGGDSAMEEATFLTNFASKVTVVHRRDELRASKVMAERAMSNPKIEFAWNSVVEEVLGEGSVTGLRLSSTVDGSERVLPLDGVFVAIGHLPRTDFLKSEVDLDEAGYITVAEPSTRTNIPGVFACGDAVDHTYRQAITAAGSGCRAALDAERWLAAAGD from the coding sequence ATGTCCTTCACTCCATTCCCGGATCTTCTCCGCTCCGTCGAGCTTCCCGCTGAGGAGACGGCCCAGGCCGTTGCCGCGCGTCCTTCCGGCAATGTTCCCGACGACGCTCAGATCCACGAGGTCGTCATCGTCGGGTCGGGCCCGGCGGGCTACACGGCGGCGATCTACACGGCTCGAGCGGGCCTGAAGCCCGTCGTCCTGGCGGGTGCTATCACCGCCGGCGGGGCCCTCATGAACACGACCGAGGTCGAGAACTTCCCCGGTTTCCCCGAGGGCGTTCAGGGTCCGGACCTCATGGGGCGCATGGCCGAGCAGGCCGAGAAGTTCGGCGCGGACATCCGCTACGAGGACGTCACCGCGGTCAATCTCTCCGGAAGCGTCAAGGTCCTCGCCGTCGACGACGAGCTGCTCTACGCGAAGGCCGTCATCCTGGCGACCGGTTCCGAATACCGCCGCATGGACGTCCCCGGCGAGGACCGCCTCTCCGGACACGGCGTCTCCTACTGCGCGACCTGCGACGGCTTCTTCTTCAAGGACAAGGAGCTGGCGGTCGTCGGAGGCGGCGACTCCGCGATGGAGGAGGCCACCTTCCTCACGAACTTCGCCTCGAAGGTCACCGTCGTCCACCGGCGCGACGAGCTGCGCGCCTCGAAGGTCATGGCCGAGCGCGCCATGTCGAATCCGAAGATCGAGTTCGCGTGGAACTCGGTGGTCGAAGAGGTCCTCGGCGAGGGCTCCGTGACGGGCCTGCGCCTGTCCTCGACCGTCGACGGCTCCGAGCGGGTGCTGCCGCTCGACGGCGTCTTCGTCGCGATCGGCCACCTCCCCCGCACGGACTTCCTCAAGTCCGAGGTCGACCTCGACGAGGCCGGTTACATCACGGTGGCAGAGCCTTCGACGCGCACGAACATCCCGGGGGTCTTCGCCTGCGGCGATGCAGTCGATCACACCTACCGGCAGGCGATCACGGCGGCCGGGTCGGGCTGCCGTGCGGCGCTCGACGCCGAGCGCTGGCTCGCCGCCGCGGGCGACTGA
- a CDS encoding lipid II flippase MurJ, translated as MNPPNDASSAPTGEPAQPKQHSLLRASALMASGTLVSRILGLVRSMMLLAVIGSAGGGVAAAFQTANTLPNTVFNILASGVFDAVLVPQIVGALKRKYGGETYINRLLTLAGVILFAITVVSMIAAPLLVVITAAGYDAEIRALAILFALLCLPQLFFYGLYNLLGELLNARRVFGPYMWAPVVNNVIGIAGLTAFFLLWGTTDGRIEIADFTSTQFWVLGGSATLGVIAQALVLLIPMRRAGIRFRPDFHFRGTSFRSASKVAGWTFATLMVSQIGILSTNNLASLADSYAKTHDVFDVVGINAYATAFMIFMVPQSLITVSLTTAIFTRMAESVADRDDRSVAANYDLGVRTITSLTLLATAILMAASVPMMQMVLYSTRNQDVVSAYAWILVALIPGVASTGMVLMSQRVFFAYEDIKPVFLMGIGPTILQVVVGWSMYALTGAKWWVVGAALGETACRLVQGIIAVMWVARRNPFVDRIALLRSYSNFLGSALIAGGVAFMILRFVGVHTKLASTAARFGVASLKVVLVSIIASLVYMVVLRFLSPSDSGRTIAPLLARLRVPEPLRRVLAAPITGNGETAEIMGEDTDSDSGGPMDEDEKFENDESPSPVPTSDAEAADDATASEHADEGEEPRELGGVFRSLAETDSETNQDEAPLPSFEEILTSQEGEAEEPGESDHDAVPSHAEENAITGRTRAWLTAVSAAAVASAEKVKAHFAAARSVAGAEAPEAGAAGAAEGDAPAGDSPDLTAGAALEDEGAAAFAADGESPAVEEAAASRIPAPVAGAGIPVAPTGPSGFDAVLAPSSAGAAKIRASAEELLTTPNPDGGAHPPASPEPDRTDRERRLIDPTKPTLILAAALTVAAAVWAVGTALSPVTDLDIAQSIVDAQSGGAQSAQSALDGEAASAAPMISSVSVLSWNNDDGDHPDLAVNMIDQNPETSWRSRYFDINVFDENATVTIVVNLEGPALVSGVTLQMDPSTQGGEVVVRNVTDPSNPRGGTELATSALSESTVISLPEPTEAGAIALSFRVMPTSVDGRPWAWVSELSVQ; from the coding sequence ATGAATCCACCGAATGACGCCTCTTCCGCTCCCACGGGCGAGCCCGCTCAGCCGAAACAGCACTCGCTCCTCCGAGCGAGCGCGCTGATGGCGTCCGGGACCCTGGTGTCGAGGATCCTCGGCCTCGTCCGTTCGATGATGCTCCTCGCCGTGATCGGTTCGGCCGGCGGCGGTGTCGCAGCGGCGTTCCAGACGGCGAACACCCTGCCGAACACGGTGTTCAACATCCTCGCCTCCGGCGTCTTCGACGCCGTTCTGGTCCCGCAGATCGTCGGCGCGCTCAAGCGCAAGTACGGCGGGGAGACCTACATCAATCGCCTCCTCACCCTGGCGGGGGTCATCCTCTTCGCCATCACCGTGGTCTCGATGATCGCCGCCCCGCTCCTCGTCGTCATCACCGCCGCGGGATACGACGCGGAGATCCGGGCGCTCGCCATCCTCTTCGCCCTCCTGTGCCTGCCCCAGCTGTTCTTCTACGGCCTGTACAACCTGCTCGGCGAACTGCTCAACGCGCGCCGCGTCTTCGGCCCGTACATGTGGGCGCCCGTCGTCAACAACGTCATCGGCATCGCGGGCCTCACGGCCTTCTTCCTCCTCTGGGGGACCACCGACGGCAGGATCGAGATCGCGGACTTCACGAGCACCCAGTTCTGGGTCCTCGGCGGATCCGCGACCCTCGGCGTGATCGCCCAGGCGCTGGTCCTCCTCATCCCGATGCGCCGCGCCGGCATCAGGTTCCGCCCCGATTTCCATTTCCGCGGAACGTCCTTCCGCTCGGCCTCCAAAGTGGCGGGCTGGACCTTCGCGACCCTCATGGTGTCGCAGATCGGGATCCTGTCGACGAACAACCTGGCGTCTCTGGCCGATTCCTACGCGAAGACGCACGATGTCTTCGACGTCGTCGGCATCAACGCCTATGCGACGGCCTTCATGATCTTCATGGTGCCGCAGTCGCTCATCACTGTCTCCCTCACGACGGCGATCTTCACACGCATGGCTGAGTCCGTCGCGGATCGCGACGATCGCAGCGTCGCAGCAAACTACGATCTTGGGGTCCGGACGATCACCTCCCTCACGCTCCTCGCGACTGCGATCCTCATGGCGGCCTCAGTCCCCATGATGCAGATGGTCCTTTACTCGACGAGGAACCAAGACGTCGTCTCCGCGTACGCATGGATTCTCGTCGCACTCATACCGGGAGTCGCCTCGACCGGCATGGTCCTCATGAGCCAGCGAGTTTTCTTCGCCTATGAGGACATCAAGCCCGTCTTCCTCATGGGAATCGGTCCTACGATCCTCCAAGTCGTCGTCGGCTGGTCGATGTACGCGCTGACGGGCGCGAAGTGGTGGGTTGTCGGGGCCGCGCTCGGCGAAACCGCTTGCCGCCTCGTTCAGGGCATCATCGCCGTCATGTGGGTCGCACGCCGTAACCCCTTCGTCGACCGTATCGCTCTCCTCCGTTCCTACTCGAACTTCCTCGGGAGCGCTCTCATCGCGGGCGGCGTCGCCTTCATGATCCTCCGCTTCGTCGGCGTCCACACGAAGCTCGCCTCGACCGCCGCCCGCTTTGGGGTCGCGAGCCTCAAAGTCGTTCTTGTCTCGATCATCGCCTCCCTCGTCTACATGGTTGTACTCCGCTTCCTATCCCCTTCGGACTCCGGTCGGACGATTGCGCCGCTCCTCGCCCGGCTCCGCGTCCCCGAGCCCCTTCGCCGTGTTCTCGCCGCGCCGATCACGGGGAACGGGGAAACGGCGGAGATAATGGGCGAAGACACCGACAGCGATTCTGGGGGGCCCATGGACGAGGATGAGAAGTTCGAGAACGACGAGTCGCCCTCTCCCGTTCCGACCTCCGATGCGGAGGCGGCCGATGATGCCACGGCTTCCGAGCACGCTGACGAAGGTGAAGAGCCTCGCGAGCTCGGCGGCGTCTTCCGCTCCCTCGCCGAGACCGACTCCGAGACGAACCAGGATGAGGCCCCTCTCCCCTCTTTCGAGGAGATCCTCACGTCTCAGGAGGGTGAAGCCGAAGAGCCGGGCGAATCGGATCATGACGCCGTGCCCTCCCATGCCGAGGAGAATGCGATCACGGGGAGGACCCGCGCGTGGCTCACGGCCGTTTCAGCGGCGGCCGTCGCCTCGGCGGAGAAGGTGAAGGCGCATTTCGCCGCGGCCCGATCCGTCGCCGGCGCTGAGGCGCCCGAGGCCGGGGCCGCCGGGGCCGCCGAGGGTGACGCCCCCGCCGGGGACTCGCCCGATCTCACCGCCGGGGCCGCCCTTGAAGACGAGGGGGCTGCGGCCTTTGCGGCTGACGGCGAATCCCCCGCCGTCGAGGAGGCCGCTGCGAGCAGGATCCCCGCCCCCGTGGCGGGCGCCGGCATCCCCGTGGCGCCGACCGGGCCCTCGGGCTTCGACGCCGTCCTCGCGCCTTCGAGCGCGGGAGCGGCGAAGATCCGCGCTTCGGCCGAGGAGCTCCTCACGACCCCGAACCCCGACGGGGGCGCGCACCCCCCTGCGAGCCCGGAGCCCGATCGCACGGACCGGGAGCGCCGTTTGATCGATCCGACGAAGCCGACGCTGATTCTCGCTGCGGCGCTCACCGTCGCCGCCGCCGTGTGGGCGGTCGGCACGGCCCTGTCGCCCGTGACGGATCTCGACATCGCCCAGTCGATCGTCGATGCGCAGTCGGGCGGCGCTCAGAGCGCCCAGTCGGCGCTCGACGGCGAAGCCGCGAGCGCGGCCCCCATGATCTCCTCGGTGTCGGTGCTCTCCTGGAACAACGACGACGGCGACCATCCGGATCTCGCCGTCAACATGATCGACCAGAATCCCGAGACCTCATGGAGGTCCCGCTACTTCGACATCAACGTATTCGATGAGAATGCGACGGTGACGATCGTCGTGAACCTGGAGGGGCCGGCCCTCGTTTCGGGTGTGACGCTCCAGATGGATCCCTCGACTCAGGGCGGAGAGGTCGTCGTGCGCAATGTCACCGATCCTTCCAACCCCCGGGGCGGAACAGAACTCGCGACTTCTGCGTTGTCAGAATCAACGGTGATCTCCCTGCCCGAACCCACGGAGGCCGGCGCCATCGCCCTGAGCTTCAGGGTGATGCCGACCTCGGTCGACGGCCGTCCGTGGGCGTGGGTGAGCGAGCTCTCCGTCCAATGA
- a CDS encoding DUF6049 family protein — protein MSRAHVLTRILVLGASALTAACATGFALTPTGPALAAPEEARALHAAAEEPASAPASLFAGAAQSNGLEVSINEVAPRILTAENELLVAGSVKNTGSSALPAPVLELSVGAWTPVSVAALESELSSPSPWEVTVSTQVLGMQLEPGAESPFEFRVPIDYLPLGFPASWGPRTLTVSSSSQEASGRDRSLLIWDTSQPIEQTRVNALIPWTSQNTRGGEAGRRAVLQIAKTPGATLAMDARVLPAPRAGADEESAQSGVSRAEAEAAANDAQFVDSLYGAASEIVALPEGDACLATLAATGAEDLLDEALASIDAFPASPGALSAVLGGGAAEGEGAESGAGPQSASPSEESSPAEDGAHRPSIVKNVSWPRGELFGTQALGAFADRVTIAPEGALSPVQILDFTPSSVMKVDPATGSAGSGSTVLAPHTQLNELLNWATTNKADELDAEQGLAALTAIITRERPSASRTLFLAASRTEAPTERLAQRLNSLLNARWVAPISFQEAAASEASDVERLAADAGAVPEASAEAVATVTDSLASLGHLATAASDPEAVFASIGDALPALSAAVPAQEQRTRANAIRADVAWLRSQVSATPSDAVNLINKSAEFPVRVRNDLEWDVDVLVSIVPSDPRLEVTSTTRATLKAQSVTSVGVPVTAIGSGNIEVTYDISTPDGAPLTDSPPILVRMRASWEDALTVTAASALAVLFVVGLVRTVRSKLNRAHGRAMNAPGEDA, from the coding sequence ATGTCGCGCGCTCACGTCCTCACACGCATTCTCGTTCTCGGCGCCTCGGCCCTGACCGCGGCGTGCGCCACGGGTTTCGCGCTGACGCCGACGGGCCCCGCCCTCGCCGCCCCGGAGGAAGCGCGCGCTCTTCACGCGGCCGCCGAGGAACCCGCATCCGCACCTGCATCCCTCTTCGCGGGGGCGGCCCAATCGAACGGCCTCGAGGTGTCCATCAACGAGGTCGCGCCTCGGATCCTCACGGCCGAGAACGAGCTCCTGGTCGCCGGAAGCGTGAAGAACACGGGCTCGTCCGCCCTTCCGGCCCCGGTGCTCGAACTCTCGGTCGGGGCCTGGACGCCGGTCTCCGTAGCGGCCCTCGAATCCGAGCTCTCCTCGCCCTCCCCGTGGGAGGTCACGGTGTCGACGCAGGTCCTGGGGATGCAGCTCGAGCCCGGGGCCGAGTCCCCCTTCGAGTTCCGCGTGCCGATCGACTACCTGCCCCTCGGCTTCCCGGCCTCGTGGGGTCCGAGGACGCTCACCGTGTCCAGCTCGTCCCAGGAGGCCTCCGGCCGGGACCGCTCCTTGTTGATCTGGGACACCTCCCAGCCGATCGAGCAGACCCGGGTGAATGCGCTCATCCCCTGGACCTCGCAGAACACCCGCGGAGGTGAGGCCGGGCGCCGCGCGGTCCTCCAGATCGCGAAGACCCCCGGCGCAACCCTCGCAATGGATGCGCGGGTACTGCCGGCCCCCCGGGCCGGCGCCGACGAGGAGAGTGCGCAATCGGGCGTGTCGCGGGCTGAGGCCGAAGCCGCCGCGAACGATGCGCAGTTCGTCGATTCCCTCTACGGAGCGGCATCGGAGATCGTCGCCCTGCCCGAGGGCGACGCGTGCCTGGCGACCCTCGCCGCGACCGGCGCGGAGGACCTGCTCGATGAGGCGCTCGCTTCGATCGACGCCTTCCCCGCCTCTCCCGGGGCGCTCTCGGCCGTCTTAGGGGGCGGCGCTGCCGAGGGCGAGGGCGCGGAATCGGGTGCGGGCCCCCAGAGCGCCTCCCCCTCGGAGGAGTCGTCTCCGGCCGAGGACGGCGCCCACCGCCCCTCGATCGTGAAGAACGTGTCGTGGCCGCGCGGGGAGCTCTTCGGGACTCAGGCGCTCGGGGCGTTCGCGGACAGGGTGACGATCGCGCCCGAGGGGGCGCTCTCCCCCGTTCAGATCCTCGACTTCACGCCCTCCTCGGTCATGAAGGTCGACCCCGCAACGGGGAGCGCCGGTTCGGGGAGCACGGTGCTCGCACCGCACACGCAGCTCAACGAGCTCCTCAACTGGGCGACGACGAACAAGGCCGACGAGCTCGATGCCGAGCAGGGGCTCGCCGCGCTCACCGCGATCATCACGAGGGAACGCCCGAGCGCTTCGCGGACCCTCTTCCTCGCCGCCTCGCGCACCGAGGCCCCGACCGAGCGCTTGGCGCAGCGCCTGAACTCGCTTCTCAATGCGCGTTGGGTCGCTCCGATCTCCTTCCAGGAGGCGGCCGCCTCCGAAGCGAGCGACGTGGAGCGCCTCGCAGCGGATGCGGGGGCCGTTCCCGAGGCCTCGGCGGAGGCCGTGGCGACCGTGACGGATTCTTTGGCCTCCCTCGGTCATCTCGCCACGGCCGCCTCCGATCCCGAAGCGGTGTTCGCCTCGATCGGCGACGCGCTCCCCGCCCTGTCCGCGGCGGTCCCCGCGCAGGAGCAGCGCACGAGGGCGAACGCCATCCGCGCAGACGTCGCCTGGCTGCGCTCGCAGGTGTCGGCGACCCCCTCCGATGCGGTCAACCTCATCAACAAGTCCGCGGAGTTCCCCGTCCGGGTCCGCAACGATCTCGAATGGGACGTGGACGTCCTCGTCTCGATCGTCCCCTCCGACCCGCGCCTGGAGGTCACCTCCACGACTCGAGCCACCCTGAAGGCGCAGTCGGTGACCTCGGTCGGGGTCCCCGTGACGGCGATCGGTTCGGGGAACATCGAGGTCACCTACGACATTTCGACTCCCGACGGCGCGCCCCTCACGGATTCGCCCCCGATTCTCGTGAGGATGCGGGCCAGCTGGGAGGACGCGCTGACCGTCACCGCGGCATCGGCCCTCGCCGTGCTGTTCGTCGTCGGTCTCGTGAGAACAGTCCGCTCGAAGCTGAATCGCGCCCACGGACGCGCTATGAACGCACCAGGGGAAGATGCATAG
- a CDS encoding NUDIX hydrolase, whose amino-acid sequence MPERPNERRQGVPSPPRRRIGERPVHTSAANLPVSLETSAGGIVVDVVNGIPYAALIARRNRAGRIEWCLPKGHLEAGETAEQAALREVAEETGISGRIIRHLASIDYWFSGSDRRVHKVVHHYLMGYQSGTITVEHDPDQEAEDAAWMRLNTVAHRLAYPNERRIVQIALDLLYKGT is encoded by the coding sequence ATGCCCGAGCGCCCGAATGAACGCCGTCAGGGGGTCCCCAGCCCCCCTCGTCGTCGTATCGGCGAGCGCCCCGTGCACACGAGCGCCGCGAACCTTCCCGTCTCCCTCGAGACCTCCGCGGGGGGCATCGTCGTCGATGTCGTCAACGGGATCCCCTATGCGGCCCTCATCGCGAGGCGCAATCGCGCGGGCAGGATCGAGTGGTGCCTCCCGAAGGGGCACCTCGAGGCGGGAGAGACGGCCGAGCAGGCGGCCCTGCGTGAAGTCGCCGAGGAGACCGGCATCTCTGGGCGGATCATCCGCCACCTCGCGAGCATCGACTACTGGTTCTCGGGCAGCGATCGCAGGGTCCACAAGGTCGTCCACCACTACCTCATGGGCTATCAATCGGGCACGATCACCGTGGAGCACGATCCGGATCAGGAGGCCGAGGACGCGGCCTGGATGCGCCTGAACACCGTCGCGCATCGCCTCGCCTACCCCAATGAGCGCAGGATCGTCCAGATCGCCCTCGACCTCTTGTACAAGGGCACGTGA